TATTCTAATTTAAACTAGGGTTTTTGTGGTCTGTGTAAACTTTACTTTGTAATTTGAAAAGTGGGTGGATGTCCCACCCTAATAAATAAGGAGGTCAATCATGAAAACCGCAAAGTTGATGATGTTCCTTGCTTTGTCTGTTCTGGTCTCGTCTTCTTTTGCGGCGAGGCAAGTAAAGTCTAAGCTGGGTGATATCAATGTTACTTCAGAAAAAGGTGGTGGCAAGGTCGTGTGCACGGCAGGCTTTAACGATGCTCTTACGATTGTCAGGGACACTGACACGGAAGTTCTCGTAAAAGGAAGCTGCGGACAGGGCTGGGTCGAAAAGTCCAAGATTGAATATATAGCCAGTGCTCCGGGCAATAAGTCCATGACGTTTAACGCTGTCAATGTGCTTGGCTGGACGGACAATCGAGAACTTATTGATGTTTTCGGCGGTTATGTTAACGAAGCCCCTGAAGTGGAAATCGAACGTGACTTTAGAGAATATCTGACCTACACCATGGACCGTGAGCAGGTCGAAATGCGAAACGGTGAAAACTAACAGCGTAGACTTCTAATTTTAGCTCTGGATGGGTGGCCGCCTTCCAGGGCTTCTTTGTTTTATAAAAACTTATTTTTGTTTTAAATTTTTAAAATTTTTTAGATTGAATTTTGAAATTGCCGAAATTTGCTTAAAAACGCCATTTTTGTTTTTGAAGTGCTATTGTGTTGTTCGGTACAAATTTTTATTTTTACTATCATGAAGCCTATTACCGAATACAAAGATTATCGCGAATATTTGTTGGATTATTACCACGAACGGAAGCGCTGTTCTGCGTTTACATGGCGTGAATTTGCGAAATTGGCGGGGTTTGCTTCTGGTTCGCACTTGAAGCTCGTTTGCGATGGCAAGACAAGGCTTCGCGAAGATGGGGCGAAAAGAACCGCGCAAGCTATGAACTTGTCCGATTTTGAACGTGATTATTTTGTCTTGATGGTGCGCTATGAACGTGCGAAAACGGATCTTGAAAAGAAAAAATGCTTTGAAGAAATGCAAGCGCTCTGTGAAGCTAGCCGTGTGAAAATTCTTGGAAGTGAGCTTTACACCTTCTATGAAACGTGGAAACATTCTGTTGTCCGTGAACTTGCTGTAGCGATGCCGGGGGCGAAACCGAACGAGATTGCCAAAATGTGCAAGCCTCCGATTTCTGCAGCGGATGTCAGTGAAAGTTTAAGTTTTTTGGTGAAGTCTGGACTTTTGACGCGTGATGTCAAGGGACGTTACCACCAGGCGAATCAATCGCTCTCGACGGGACGCTTGAACGTCGTTGCTGTGGCCGTTCATTCGTTGTTGCGCCAGATGGGTGAATTTGCTTTGGAGGCTTTGGACAAATTGCCTATTTCGGAACGAAACTTTAGCGGTATTACCATGGGCGTGACAGCAGAAAGTTATGCGAAAGTTGTTGAAGAGCTTGTCCAGTGCCGTAAACGTATTGTGTCGATTGTCTCTGAAGATAAGAATG
This genomic stretch from Fibrobacter sp. UWB16 harbors:
- a CDS encoding TIGR02147 family protein, whose translation is MKPITEYKDYREYLLDYYHERKRCSAFTWREFAKLAGFASGSHLKLVCDGKTRLREDGAKRTAQAMNLSDFERDYFVLMVRYERAKTDLEKKKCFEEMQALCEASRVKILGSELYTFYETWKHSVVRELAVAMPGAKPNEIAKMCKPPISAADVSESLSFLVKSGLLTRDVKGRYHQANQSLSTGRLNVVAVAVHSLLRQMGEFALEALDKLPISERNFSGITMGVTAESYAKVVEELVQCRKRIVSIVSEDKNVEKVCRLNMQLFPLTENICNGTSVRVNQK